One window of Sphingobacteriales bacterium genomic DNA carries:
- a CDS encoding PKD domain-containing protein — MQKIIFLFTALLLQGYYILEAQQKYFERTYLVQDISDARNFFLNQDGSYTVIGNSMSVPNLIGAPFYMRLNEFGDTLSLKKYMYTNRNTTIWDAVETQNGYALAICQPQTDTSVGCNAHLMRLSYTGELLNLSLAGSDTIYQSWGRSILHTLDNGYIMAGLIIPDTSSHNKLYIVKLNVDGSMDWEKIYDYFAYHNMFMDILPATDGGYYVLGTIGRWQIALPFGGWEYLGDILIYKIDDLGNVEWEEIYFVDEEFEAPISFCQFEDGQIFLAGARNLYNELIMKLDTSFNIVWSSFAGEDVGQPSYITPTLDGNILISGVSFVGGTNGYVSKVSPNGNILWKRIYGDAGHDYFYTHLILPDGSILIGGRNDMSSSAEVYVVKTNCMGLVTPLPQASFSWQANEPNPLAVQFNNFSQYVYADSIDGGKYIWEWGDGSPSTTFTSESFSEVFHYYPSPGTYTVTLTAIVCQDTSSIQATIETLSGAGGTVGLPPDIPPTDPLKGEKTMLVYPNPATNTLTFQQVSKSPSGDLGVNGAGDLEIKLHTLTGQTALQTTLAAGETVKTISVAHLPVGMYLYVAEQAGSVLARGKVAVVR; from the coding sequence ATGCAAAAAATTATATTCTTATTTACCGCACTACTGTTGCAGGGATATTACATATTAGAAGCGCAGCAGAAGTATTTTGAGCGAACCTATTTAGTGCAGGACATAAGCGATGCTCGGAATTTTTTTTTAAATCAAGATGGCTCCTATACGGTTATTGGGAATTCAATGTCCGTTCCTAATCTTATTGGTGCCCCTTTCTATATGCGTTTAAACGAATTTGGTGACACTTTGTCACTAAAAAAATATATGTACACAAATAGAAACACTACTATATGGGATGCGGTTGAAACCCAAAATGGTTATGCTCTTGCAATATGTCAGCCCCAAACCGATACTTCAGTTGGTTGCAATGCTCATCTTATGCGTCTTTCATATACAGGAGAATTGTTAAATTTGAGCCTTGCAGGGAGTGACACTATATATCAATCATGGGGCAGATCGATTTTACATACTCTCGATAATGGATATATAATGGCCGGTTTAATTATTCCGGATACCAGCTCACATAACAAACTCTACATTGTAAAACTAAATGTGGACGGCAGCATGGATTGGGAAAAAATCTACGACTATTTTGCGTACCACAACATGTTTATGGATATTTTGCCTGCTACCGATGGCGGTTACTATGTACTTGGTACAATAGGGCGATGGCAAATTGCTCTTCCATTTGGCGGTTGGGAATACTTGGGGGATATACTCATTTACAAAATTGATGATCTTGGAAATGTAGAATGGGAGGAAATTTATTTTGTAGATGAAGAATTTGAAGCGCCTATTTCATTCTGTCAATTTGAAGACGGACAAATTTTTCTTGCCGGAGCAAGAAATTTGTATAATGAGTTGATTATGAAGTTAGATACTTCTTTCAATATCGTTTGGTCTTCATTTGCAGGAGAAGATGTAGGGCAGCCATCCTATATTACGCCTACTCTTGATGGGAATATACTAATATCCGGTGTTTCGTTTGTGGGAGGCACTAATGGATATGTAAGTAAAGTAAGCCCAAACGGAAATATATTGTGGAAGCGCATTTATGGCGATGCAGGGCACGATTATTTTTACACCCACCTCATACTGCCCGATGGGAGCATACTCATAGGCGGTCGCAACGATATGAGCAGCTCGGCAGAAGTGTATGTTGTCAAAACCAACTGTATGGGTTTGGTAACTCCCTTGCCACAGGCGTCGTTTAGCTGGCAAGCCAATGAACCTAACCCCTTAGCCGTACAATTTAACAACTTCAGCCAATATGTATATGCCGACAGCATAGACGGCGGCAAATATATTTGGGAATGGGGCGACGGCAGCCCAAGCACTACCTTCACTTCAGAATCCTTTTCCGAAGTATTTCACTATTACCCTTCTCCGGGCACATATACCGTCACCCTCACCGCCATTGTTTGCCAAGATACCAGCAGCATTCAAGCCACCATCGAAACACTATCCGGCGCGGGCGGCACGGTAGGATTGCCCCCCGACATCCCACCCACTGACCCCCTAAAGGGGGAAAAAACCATGCTTGTTTACCCCAACCCCGCCACAAACACCCTCACCTTTCAACAGGTTTCAAAGTCCCCTTCAGGGGATTTAGGGGTGAACGGGGCAGGAGATTTGGAAATAAAACTACACACCCTCACCGGACAAACCGCCTTGCAAACCACCCTTGCGGCGGGCGAAACTGTCAAAACCATTTCGGTAGCACACCTTCCGGTTGGGATGTATCTCTATGTGGCCGAGCAGGCGGGCAGTGTGTTGGCGCGGGGGAAGGTGGCGGTGGTGCGGTAG
- a CDS encoding T9SS type A sorting domain-containing protein codes for MNCRQVFDIYADLTGENLIDIEPCRNRKFAITDIFGGGFGPCTFVGEYQTLYAWMPPLGDDESTCLVSGYSNITNVWNNELELMSFPFGKNTQRSITATSATGINQRVLTINESLNPIVKRRFYALSSSWFTKSYPLSYSEEEEDNITSTPNDEPTSRRTIVPHSVIKHRKYVLCNNEPVSFIDVVIDNTRGRARFYPFKNCNEFNDPSCSSTEAEHDISIVPFIDINTTDGNPPAGGFNYLNYFPIGEAPECAAFSCLSWDGTSSTPPLCTYMHPPPYSLIGAHLRNGASPNLPLGYVSPNPDGTNLQPQEGIKHTYIVDRDFDITQINPRERIFYNPSEVHIEAHNLIFPSGYSFVSARGLPPTLDDIAATPCDQKNNIDQRYMPVVSDQPNNTYTLSTGTTISVKPSVYILEPGSRLTIQPCVHLYDMTLIVKPGARLIYYPNLLYGNFDPANDIVFDNANPSTTVSIIPYVGRCNDCRCEQQYDIFNGQNIDENTTWENQFKVVHGQIKVLPGVTLSIKNSELQFADTKITGVPTGITVLPGGRLNIIDAKLTVLNCHDMWDGIRSQGDHLSQAPNALRAYIYTENSVIEFARNAAGSFNMLNPSVGLPVASIGGKIIAVNTVFRNNHVSFGHIEFVAAGGETNIFRGCTFEQTKLLKDTELSPLGYHKSHIILYNSQNTVFEDCIFKGLPQALNDDIEASYGILSYLSRVNVRNCQPDYVLPYIPCANSESRFENLRKGIGAHGTGSFFHKLNVQNTNFENCSVGISSDGNFGDYIVNNTFNCVGADIEIMSSQAFIIANNRLSQAISGSVSPVLTTNNSGTGGGQIFQNDFSPLNSSLLMNWGIEFNQNNTALSVLCNSFQNFNNNPSGLTVRAPWIILGDLGNQGIGCAFGQTAGNLFYDSANPALEQYHIWKHPLVSSSSIYYANAPDPLTIPIVNSTSLQVTSCESDFNANSCPKIEDDDFIGMINEGKTPSYLAAQVLARTADTALQVVYTNHVLHSYFKSEQPDSLVLVFLEDLNTVYAQKLLIQTYTAGTDSIAKAQSRLSALSSTQTLDSDYTCLFNLLQNVKADSRTLSDLTEQETDTLNFIAQTNSTAGIYAQSVQAYMQSTTWFRNHEPPSSGKTNPAVSEPQSICYPNPAQYILYIKDSQNITAFNLYSISGKVVHSISQLNSLEIDISKLSTGLYIAEAKYKNGKALRQKLLIHR; via the coding sequence TTGAATTGCAGGCAAGTATTTGATATTTATGCCGATCTTACAGGAGAAAATCTTATAGACATTGAACCTTGCCGTAATAGAAAATTTGCAATAACCGATATTTTTGGAGGAGGATTTGGTCCCTGCACCTTCGTAGGAGAATATCAAACACTTTACGCATGGATGCCTCCTTTAGGAGATGACGAATCAACCTGTTTAGTATCGGGTTATAGCAATATAACCAATGTATGGAATAATGAGTTAGAACTAATGTCTTTTCCTTTCGGCAAAAATACTCAACGTTCAATAACAGCAACATCCGCAACAGGAATCAATCAAAGGGTATTGACAATAAACGAAAGTTTAAACCCTATTGTTAAAAGACGTTTTTATGCTCTTTCAAGCAGTTGGTTTACAAAAAGTTATCCACTATCTTATTCCGAAGAAGAAGAAGATAATATAACCAGCACACCAAATGATGAACCTACATCAAGAAGAACAATAGTGCCACACTCCGTCATAAAACACAGGAAATATGTATTATGCAATAATGAACCGGTAAGTTTCATAGATGTTGTGATTGATAACACTCGCGGGAGAGCACGTTTTTATCCTTTCAAGAACTGCAATGAATTTAACGATCCTAGTTGTAGTTCAACTGAAGCCGAACATGATATTTCTATCGTTCCTTTTATTGATATAAATACAACAGATGGTAATCCTCCTGCCGGTGGTTTTAACTATTTAAACTATTTTCCGATTGGAGAAGCGCCTGAATGTGCAGCCTTCTCCTGTCTGTCTTGGGATGGAACTTCCAGTACACCTCCGCTTTGTACTTATATGCATCCTCCTCCGTATTCGCTGATTGGAGCGCACCTGCGTAATGGTGCAAGCCCCAATTTACCATTAGGATATGTCTCTCCAAATCCAGATGGAACCAACCTGCAACCACAAGAGGGCATTAAACATACCTATATAGTGGACAGAGACTTTGACATTACCCAAATAAACCCTCGTGAACGCATTTTTTACAACCCCTCAGAAGTACATATAGAAGCTCATAATCTTATATTTCCATCTGGATACAGTTTTGTTTCCGCACGGGGCCTGCCTCCTACATTAGACGATATAGCAGCTACTCCATGCGACCAAAAAAATAATATTGACCAACGGTATATGCCTGTTGTAAGCGATCAGCCAAATAATACCTATACTTTAAGCACGGGTACAACCATATCGGTAAAGCCATCGGTTTATATTTTAGAGCCCGGCAGCAGGCTAACAATACAACCCTGTGTTCATCTTTACGATATGACTTTAATTGTCAAACCGGGTGCCAGGCTTATATACTACCCTAATTTATTGTATGGCAATTTTGATCCTGCAAACGATATTGTTTTTGATAATGCTAATCCAAGTACGACTGTAAGTATAATTCCTTATGTGGGGCGTTGTAACGATTGCCGTTGCGAACAGCAATATGATATTTTTAACGGACAAAACATAGACGAAAACACCACATGGGAAAACCAGTTTAAAGTAGTACACGGACAAATTAAAGTGCTACCCGGGGTTACACTTAGTATAAAAAACAGCGAGCTGCAATTTGCCGATACAAAAATTACGGGTGTGCCTACCGGTATAACAGTACTCCCCGGTGGTCGGCTTAACATTATTGATGCCAAACTTACCGTACTCAACTGCCATGATATGTGGGACGGAATACGTTCACAAGGCGACCACCTAAGTCAAGCTCCTAATGCTTTAAGAGCCTATATCTATACCGAAAACAGTGTGATTGAATTTGCCCGTAATGCTGCCGGTTCGTTCAATATGTTAAATCCTTCGGTCGGACTGCCAGTTGCAAGCATAGGCGGGAAAATTATTGCAGTCAATACAGTTTTCAGAAACAATCATGTTTCTTTCGGGCATATAGAATTTGTAGCTGCAGGTGGAGAAACCAACATATTCAGAGGTTGCACCTTTGAACAGACTAAGCTTTTGAAAGATACAGAACTCAGTCCTTTAGGTTATCATAAATCACATATCATTTTATATAACTCGCAAAATACTGTTTTTGAAGATTGTATATTCAAGGGGTTGCCACAGGCATTAAATGATGATATAGAGGCTTCTTATGGCATTTTATCCTACTTATCTCGTGTGAATGTGCGAAATTGTCAACCCGATTATGTACTACCCTATATACCTTGTGCTAATTCTGAAAGCAGGTTTGAAAACTTAAGAAAAGGAATTGGTGCTCATGGTACCGGCAGTTTTTTCCATAAACTGAATGTACAAAATACCAATTTTGAAAATTGTTCGGTGGGAATCAGTTCAGACGGTAATTTCGGCGATTATATTGTAAACAATACATTTAATTGTGTCGGTGCCGATATTGAAATTATGAGTTCACAGGCTTTTATTATTGCCAATAATCGTTTATCACAAGCAATTTCAGGTTCCGTTAGTCCTGTTTTAACGACCAATAATAGCGGAACAGGAGGAGGACAAATATTCCAAAATGATTTTTCGCCTCTTAACAGTTCCTTATTAATGAATTGGGGTATAGAATTTAATCAAAACAATACAGCCCTTTCAGTATTGTGCAATAGCTTCCAAAACTTTAACAATAACCCTTCCGGTCTAACAGTTCGCGCTCCTTGGATAATTCTGGGAGATTTGGGTAATCAGGGTATAGGGTGTGCTTTTGGACAAACAGCTGGCAATTTGTTCTATGATTCTGCCAACCCTGCTTTGGAACAATACCATATTTGGAAACACCCTTTAGTTAGTTCTTCATCAATATACTACGCCAATGCCCCCGACCCGCTCACAATTCCCATTGTAAATTCTACGTCACTACAGGTAACATCATGTGAAAGTGATTTCAATGCAAATTCATGTCCTAAAATAGAAGATGACGATTTTATAGGTATGATAAACGAAGGGAAAACTCCAAGTTATCTGGCAGCACAAGTTTTGGCAAGAACAGCAGATACTGCCTTGCAGGTTGTTTATACCAACCATGTTTTGCACAGCTATTTTAAATCCGAACAGCCCGACAGCTTAGTACTTGTTTTTTTAGAAGACCTAAACACGGTATATGCCCAAAAATTGCTTATTCAAACCTATACTGCCGGTACAGACAGCATTGCCAAGGCACAAAGCCGGTTAAGTGCTTTGTCATCAACTCAAACTCTTGACAGCGATTATACATGTCTGTTTAACCTATTGCAAAACGTGAAAGCCGATAGCCGCACCCTGTCAGATTTAACTGAACAGGAAACAGATACTCTGAATTTTATAGCTCAAACCAACAGCACTGCCGGTATTTATGCTCAATCGGTTCAGGCATATATGCAATCAACAACCTGGTTTCGTAACCACGAGCCTCCCTCATCGGGCAAAACCAATCCAGCTGTAAGTGAACCACAATCAATTTGCTATCCCAACCCTGCCCAGTATATACTATATATTAAAGACTCTCAAAACATAACTGCCTTTAATTTATACAGTATATCGGGTAAAGTTGTACATAGCATCTCTCAGCTAAATAGTTTAGAAATAGATATTTCTAAACTATCAACAGGGTTGTATATAGCTGAAGCCAAATATAAAAATGGCAAAGCTCTACGCCAAAAGCTGCTAATCCATCGGTAA
- a CDS encoding T9SS type A sorting domain-containing protein, with protein sequence MNKNQNPFFRLVAIVCISLIFNGGGVNSLFAQIIPCTIPPPDACMLICNPDFSPPDPCASSIDVGDDQYVDLFDGYDYALNVFANPTECPGFEGWSNIFGTPDYNYPGLIGAGGYTPTDWTLVRMFSSAQNVTGEGCCQRTEGVRAETLLTAGNDYILTYLRESYNKYPDEVGPLGGSSCNSFGSSTSNILDLIHTRFTDDALISWPTSSININTPSQYQEVGLEQNINSSEPWTKVIHCFNATQNWNTLYIYPEQLPCNGKVALYLDRIELVPDDFSNVPTEVWLPCELANIGIDIGIDVCHAITDVGYEWAYWEESLQLWIALPETETVITVNPSQTTQYKLTRYIMENPLYPIIDNGDCIGKEVIITVTRPFCCEIDGVPPLPDIDTVDEMYCCLLDTDFTLTPDSPLATAYEPAQPNRIGYVAASGTWTESSNPFVTLGLINSGDDVLLDVDIVVPSGVTLILTNDLVIRFAHSRRIIIQTNGSLKLVGDNLLLTGLCNTVWQGIQVQGPGIDGVRQKTVGGITNYGYCEVSGQQPVIQHAIIGISGMEIPLMDVPTLASALLTLNSIFIPNGSGWTPTIKMVLLNTFTNSTLSHSTAGGVVAIQKRPLFDDCLVGINLSWFNNVKCDYPSSDPFNPTLPCEESYIYTADFFSTNLVFPFNILSTTVTTEAGVELLRYKNLVIGDDSYSANHNHFDNNKFAIRAIESDGLQIGGNDFEDCTSGVSISNGILNPVALGNDVSHNNFQNCTIGIQCGFTHIRITENNINPTAPPAANNLGIFLYGSSFLVESNQVSDVRVGAALLSNNDHNLVRLNTFTNNSLCVGLYGDNTGTDVVCNDFFQYSIMAMYSGNFVSFDPNYPSETGLLGDQGSCTALAPFPADNTFNVNSALYEIYSLNAANFFYYYRNTAPYIPQDRFNQGVTVTTQSCSSPVSIGENPLCMQGRSERSDEEIMAEPDERLRNREAKITADDYLHLQNDIEAALNLLEGINTDMGRRLLIPQYINDERYEDAQTLIDELPETQPEESNYKQISQIYKNMAQNGQHLLELNSEDEATVRQIAQGYTKSSFAARNLLLSLYGEEYALTLPSLDSLANVAISFKTQPLPLELNGLYPNPAKDAIHYDANVLPSSTVVNILIYNFQGQNIINYTAKGGDILNISADKLPVGMYFYQISHNGQIVIKDKLVLLK encoded by the coding sequence ATGAACAAAAACCAAAACCCGTTTTTTCGCTTAGTTGCGATTGTTTGCATTAGTTTAATTTTTAATGGGGGGGGGGTGAATAGCCTCTTTGCCCAAATTATACCTTGTACTATTCCACCACCAGATGCATGCATGTTGATTTGCAATCCAGATTTTAGCCCACCAGATCCCTGCGCAAGCTCAATTGATGTTGGTGATGATCAATATGTAGATTTATTTGATGGGTATGATTATGCTCTGAATGTGTTTGCCAATCCAACGGAATGTCCCGGTTTTGAAGGATGGTCGAACATCTTCGGTACTCCTGATTATAACTATCCGGGTCTAATCGGCGCGGGAGGTTACACGCCTACTGATTGGACATTAGTACGTATGTTTAGCAGTGCTCAAAATGTAACGGGTGAAGGCTGTTGTCAACGTACTGAAGGTGTAAGAGCAGAAACATTACTTACCGCAGGTAACGATTATATTTTGACCTACTTGCGTGAATCTTATAATAAATATCCTGATGAAGTCGGCCCGTTAGGTGGTAGTTCCTGTAATTCATTTGGCTCAAGCACCTCAAATATTCTTGATTTAATACACACAAGATTTACTGACGATGCCCTCATTTCTTGGCCGACTTCTTCGATTAACATCAACACACCCAGTCAATATCAGGAAGTAGGTTTAGAACAAAATATTAACAGTTCTGAACCTTGGACAAAAGTAATTCATTGTTTTAATGCTACTCAAAATTGGAATACCCTATATATTTATCCCGAACAACTACCTTGCAATGGAAAAGTAGCCTTGTATCTCGATCGGATTGAGTTGGTGCCTGATGATTTCAGCAACGTGCCGACAGAAGTATGGTTGCCATGTGAATTGGCCAATATAGGCATAGATATTGGGATAGATGTTTGTCATGCCATTACTGATGTTGGTTATGAATGGGCTTATTGGGAGGAGAGCTTGCAGTTGTGGATCGCACTTCCGGAAACAGAAACGGTAATAACAGTCAATCCTTCTCAAACAACTCAATATAAATTGACAAGATATATAATGGAAAATCCACTGTATCCTATCATTGATAATGGCGATTGTATTGGGAAAGAAGTCATCATAACTGTAACCCGACCATTCTGCTGTGAAATTGACGGTGTGCCGCCTTTACCTGACATAGACACCGTTGACGAAATGTACTGCTGCCTGCTCGACACAGACTTCACCCTTACCCCCGACAGCCCATTAGCCACTGCTTACGAACCTGCTCAACCTAATAGGATTGGTTATGTCGCGGCTTCCGGTACATGGACTGAAAGTAGCAATCCTTTTGTAACACTTGGTTTAATCAACTCAGGCGATGATGTATTATTGGATGTAGATATAGTAGTTCCTTCAGGAGTTACGCTGATTTTAACCAACGACCTCGTTATCAGATTCGCCCATAGCAGACGAATAATTATACAAACGAACGGAAGCCTCAAACTTGTCGGAGATAACTTACTGCTTACAGGGCTATGCAATACCGTTTGGCAGGGCATACAAGTTCAAGGACCCGGAATAGATGGCGTGCGTCAAAAAACAGTGGGGGGAATAACAAATTATGGATATTGTGAAGTGTCGGGACAACAACCCGTTATTCAACACGCAATTATTGGCATTTCGGGAATGGAGATACCGTTGATGGATGTTCCCACGTTGGCAAGTGCGTTGCTTACACTGAATAGCATATTTATACCCAACGGAAGCGGTTGGACTCCTACCATTAAAATGGTCTTGCTCAATACTTTTACCAACTCCACTTTATCTCATTCAACCGCAGGCGGGGTAGTGGCCATCCAAAAACGCCCCCTGTTCGACGATTGTTTGGTAGGCATTAACTTGAGTTGGTTCAATAATGTTAAATGCGACTACCCGTCATCTGACCCCTTCAACCCCACCCTCCCTTGCGAGGAAAGTTATATTTATACCGCAGATTTTTTCAGTACTAATTTGGTATTCCCGTTCAACATCCTTAGCACAACCGTTACTACTGAAGCAGGTGTGGAACTCTTGCGCTATAAAAATCTTGTTATCGGCGATGATTCCTACAGTGCCAATCACAACCATTTTGACAATAACAAGTTTGCCATAAGAGCCATAGAATCCGATGGGCTACAGATTGGCGGCAACGATTTCGAAGATTGTACATCTGGAGTGTCTATCAGCAACGGCATTCTGAACCCAGTCGCTTTGGGCAATGATGTGTCACACAATAATTTCCAAAACTGTACCATTGGCATTCAGTGCGGCTTTACGCATATACGCATTACAGAAAACAATATCAATCCTACTGCACCACCCGCAGCTAACAATCTGGGTATATTTTTATATGGCAGCAGTTTTCTGGTCGAAAGCAATCAGGTGTCTGATGTGCGTGTCGGTGCTGCCTTGTTGTCTAATAATGATCATAATCTCGTCCGGCTCAATACCTTTACCAACAATAGCCTTTGTGTAGGGCTGTATGGCGATAATACCGGAACGGACGTGGTTTGTAACGACTTCTTCCAATATTCGATAATGGCTATGTACTCTGGCAATTTCGTCAGCTTCGACCCCAATTATCCCTCCGAAACAGGATTACTTGGTGACCAAGGTAGTTGTACAGCTTTAGCTCCGTTTCCTGCCGACAACACATTTAATGTAAATTCAGCACTTTATGAAATCTATTCCCTTAATGCCGCAAACTTTTTCTATTACTACCGCAACACAGCACCTTATATACCCCAAGATAGGTTTAATCAAGGAGTAACTGTAACTACTCAATCTTGTTCAAGTCCGGTTTCAATTGGGGAGAATCCACTTTGTATGCAAGGGCGGAGCGAGCGGAGCGATGAAGAAATTATGGCAGAACCCGATGAAAGATTGCGCAACCGCGAAGCTAAAATTACAGCAGATGATTATTTGCATCTTCAAAACGATATAGAAGCAGCACTCAATCTGCTCGAAGGCATCAATACAGATATGGGGCGGCGGTTGCTGATACCACAATACATCAATGACGAACGCTATGAAGATGCACAAACCTTAATTGATGAGTTGCCCGAAACTCAACCTGAAGAGAGTAACTATAAGCAAATTAGCCAAATATATAAAAATATGGCGCAAAATGGGCAACACCTTTTGGAACTGAACTCGGAAGATGAAGCAACTGTAAGGCAAATAGCACAGGGTTATACCAAATCCTCCTTTGCTGCCCGCAACCTGTTGCTATCGCTTTATGGTGAAGAATATGCCCTTACGCTCCCGTCTTTGGATTCTTTGGCAAATGTAGCCATATCGTTTAAAACACAGCCACTTCCTTTAGAATTAAATGGGTTATACCCGAATCCTGCTAAGGATGCCATTCATTATGATGCAAACGTTTTGCCATCAAGCACCGTAGTCAATATCCTTATTTACAATTTTCAGGGTCAAAATATCATCAATTATACCGCTAAGGGAGGCGATATTTTAAACATTAGCGCTGATAAATTGCCTGTAGGAATGTACTTTTATCAAATTTCACACAATGGGCAGATAGTAATCAAAGACAAATTGGTACTTCTGAAATAA
- a CDS encoding T9SS type A sorting domain-containing protein gives MKQFWIYITICFCILWYCILLSAQNPVDFCKGLVIQTIDSSSIFRDIIRLSNNTYVAVGEVRILPNSIQDKLTIVNFNICGNILWRKQIFYANSGFSDYHIVYVDENSFVVACAYTSNLYENPYYDILSLKFDNSGDVIWSKIFSNGFYTDAPTCITALDDGGVMIGGFSYNFPDNDAYSQAWLIKVDSEGNTEWSKTYGFATASETIRSIVQNGDGTYTIAAQRVHNSSSSLWIFKTDSEGNILWNRILGNGYWTVASQMIPYQDGYMIVGIEQPYIWNIGNAFVLKIDTLGSQEWMRYYGNGIVAEFSNIIKLPDDDLIAIGSNRFNSSGSIHFDAWMMKLNAEGDSIWSNTYAYNGTIPIDDYVWGLSETEEGGFMMAGFTSVFNADSTTLTQTAWVVRTDSLGNSCYIPEGCEWAVGIDSFLPPAPLKRENFIQVYPNPAQNTLQITLPDHSAGSLSGAETSFTLYNLTGQLVLQTQIPAGETHKTVSVAHLPEGVYVYVVTAGEGVLARGKVAVVRK, from the coding sequence ATGAAGCAATTTTGGATATATATTACTATTTGTTTTTGTATTTTATGGTATTGCATATTATTATCTGCTCAAAACCCCGTTGATTTTTGTAAAGGGTTAGTGATTCAAACAATAGATTCCAGTTCTATTTTTCGAGATATTATTCGTCTTTCAAACAATACTTATGTAGCTGTTGGCGAAGTAAGAATACTTCCTAACTCTATACAAGATAAATTAACAATTGTGAATTTCAACATTTGTGGCAATATCCTTTGGCGTAAACAGATATTTTATGCTAATTCAGGTTTTTCTGATTATCATATTGTTTATGTTGATGAAAATTCTTTTGTTGTAGCCTGTGCCTATACATCAAATTTATATGAAAACCCATACTACGATATTCTTTCATTGAAATTTGATAATTCAGGGGATGTAATTTGGAGTAAAATTTTTAGCAATGGATTTTATACAGATGCTCCAACATGCATTACTGCACTTGATGATGGTGGTGTTATGATAGGCGGATTTTCTTACAACTTCCCTGATAATGACGCATATTCTCAAGCATGGTTAATAAAAGTCGACTCCGAGGGAAATACAGAGTGGAGCAAGACCTACGGGTTTGCAACTGCAAGCGAAACGATTAGGTCAATTGTTCAAAATGGAGATGGCACTTATACAATAGCTGCGCAACGAGTTCATAACAGTTCAAGTAGTTTGTGGATTTTTAAAACTGATAGCGAAGGGAATATACTTTGGAACCGTATATTAGGAAATGGTTATTGGACGGTAGCTTCACAAATGATACCCTATCAAGATGGTTACATGATTGTGGGTATAGAGCAGCCGTATATTTGGAATATTGGAAATGCGTTTGTATTAAAAATAGACACTTTAGGCAGCCAGGAATGGATGAGATATTATGGAAACGGCATCGTAGCCGAATTTTCAAACATCATTAAATTGCCTGATGACGATTTGATTGCAATAGGTTCAAACAGATTTAACTCAAGCGGATCAATCCATTTTGATGCATGGATGATGAAGCTAAATGCAGAGGGAGATAGTATCTGGAGTAATACTTATGCCTACAATGGCACAATCCCTATTGATGATTATGTTTGGGGTTTAAGCGAAACGGAAGAGGGAGGATTTATGATGGCAGGCTTCACCTCTGTTTTCAATGCCGATTCCACTACCCTTACCCAAACGGCATGGGTAGTTCGCACCGATAGCCTCGGCAATTCCTGCTATATTCCGGAGGGTTGTGAGTGGGCGGTGGGTATAGACTCTTTTTTACCCCCCGCCCCCCTAAAGCGGGAGAACTTCATCCAAGTTTACCCCAACCCCGCACAAAACACGCTCCAAATCACGCTCCCCGATCATTCCGCCGGCTCGTTGAGCGGAGCCGAAACGAGCTTTACCCTATACAACCTGACCGGTCAGTTGGTGTTGCAAACCCAAATACCTGCAGGCGAAACCCACAAAACCGTTTCGGTGGCGCATCTGCCGGAGGGGGTGTATGTTTATGTGGTTACTGCGGGAGAGGGTGTGTTGGCACGGGGGAAGGTGGCGGTGGTTAGAAAGTGA